The following coding sequences lie in one Paracidovorax avenae genomic window:
- a CDS encoding IS481-like element ISAav5 family transposase: MNSHKHARLTRAGRALLVDRVLQQNWTMRQASEAAGVSLRTGYKWMARFRNEGPDGLLDRSSRPHRSPQACPPEQVQLFEQQRRQRLPLWRIARETGRSLATVARHMDRIGLSRFASLEPPQPVRRYERASPGELLHIDTKRLGRIHGVGHRITGDQTQNRNRGIGWDAVHLAIDDHSRVSFAQVLADETALSCVQFLRDAVAYYANIGVRIERVMTDNGSGYKNAFRAACEELGIRHIRTRPYTPKTNGKAERFVQTSLREWAYARPYESSAQRTAALQPFIDGYNWCRPHSALGHQPPITRIPGVNNLVRLNT; the protein is encoded by the coding sequence ATGAACAGTCATAAGCATGCGCGATTGACCCGCGCAGGTCGAGCCCTTCTGGTCGACAGAGTGCTCCAGCAGAACTGGACGATGCGCCAGGCCAGCGAAGCCGCAGGCGTGAGCCTGCGCACCGGCTACAAGTGGATGGCCCGCTTTCGCAACGAAGGCCCCGATGGCTTGCTCGACCGCAGCTCCCGCCCGCACCGCAGCCCCCAAGCCTGCCCACCCGAGCAGGTCCAATTGTTCGAACAGCAGCGCCGCCAGCGCTTGCCCCTTTGGCGCATCGCCCGTGAGACCGGCCGCAGTCTGGCGACCGTAGCGCGCCACATGGACCGCATCGGCCTGAGCCGGTTCGCATCGCTGGAGCCACCGCAGCCCGTGCGTCGCTACGAGCGCGCCAGCCCGGGCGAACTGCTGCACATCGACACCAAGCGGCTCGGCCGCATCCACGGCGTGGGCCACCGCATCACCGGCGACCAAACCCAGAACCGCAACCGTGGCATCGGTTGGGATGCGGTGCATCTGGCCATCGACGACCACTCCCGCGTGTCCTTCGCCCAGGTCCTGGCCGACGAGACAGCGCTGAGTTGCGTGCAGTTCCTGCGAGACGCGGTGGCCTACTACGCCAACATCGGCGTACGCATCGAGCGCGTCATGACCGACAACGGCTCTGGCTACAAAAACGCCTTCCGCGCGGCCTGCGAGGAATTGGGTATCCGCCACATCCGCACGCGGCCCTATACGCCCAAGACCAACGGCAAGGCCGAGCGATTCGTACAGACCAGCCTGCGGGAGTGGGCCTATGCCAGACCCTACGAAAGCTCAGCCCAACGCACGGCTGCCCTGCAGCCCTTCATTGACGGCTACAACTGGTGCCGGCCACACTCCGCGCTCGGCCATCAGCCTCCCATCACACGCATTCCGGGTGTGAACAACCTCGTGAGACTCAACACCTAG
- the lexA gene encoding transcriptional repressor LexA yields the protein MLDSPKLTARQQQILDLIQTAIARTGAPPTRAEIAAEFGFKSANAAEEHLQALARKGVIELVSGTSRGIRLRGEAVRSINAARGTQFHLPIPGISQLMLPLIGRVAAGSPILAEEHVDQTYSVEGSLFQHKPDYLLKVRGMSMRDAGIMDGDLLAVQSTREARNGQIIVARLGDEVTVKRLRRTAGAIELLPENPDYPIITVQPGESFEIEGLAVGLIRNTMLM from the coding sequence ATGCTCGACAGCCCCAAGCTCACTGCCCGCCAACAGCAGATCCTGGATCTCATCCAGACCGCCATTGCACGCACCGGAGCGCCCCCCACCCGGGCGGAAATCGCCGCGGAGTTCGGCTTCAAGTCCGCCAATGCGGCCGAAGAGCACCTGCAGGCACTGGCACGCAAGGGCGTCATCGAACTGGTGAGCGGCACGTCGCGTGGCATCCGGCTGCGCGGCGAGGCCGTGCGGTCCATCAATGCGGCCCGCGGCACCCAGTTCCACCTGCCCATTCCCGGCATCTCGCAACTCATGCTGCCGCTCATCGGCCGCGTCGCCGCAGGTTCACCGATTCTCGCCGAGGAACACGTGGACCAGACCTACAGCGTGGAAGGCAGCCTCTTCCAGCACAAGCCCGACTACCTGCTCAAGGTCCGGGGCATGTCCATGCGCGATGCCGGCATCATGGATGGCGACCTGCTCGCCGTGCAGTCCACCCGCGAGGCGCGCAATGGCCAGATCATCGTCGCCCGCCTGGGTGACGAAGTCACCGTCAAGCGGCTGCGGCGCACCGCGGGTGCCATCGAGCTGCTGCCCGAGAACCCCGACTATCCCATCATCACCGTGCAGCCCGGCGAATCGTTCGAGATCGAGGGGCTGGCCGTAGGCCTCATCCGCAACACCATGCTGATGTAG
- a CDS encoding asparaginase produces the protein MQVVAGKILVLGTGGTIAGTAGNAEDNIGYTAAQVGIDQLLAAVPGLARAAGGARLEAEQVAQIDSKDMDGAVWRALALRCEDALADPGVCAVVVTHGTDTLEETAWFLHRVLAGARDKPVVLVSAMRPATALAPDGPQNLLDAVAVAATPGARGVVAVAAGEVHGAQRVQKVHPYRLNAFASGEAGPLGWVEEGRVRLAAGWPAAESSGSSAEAAAALKALRSGAEWPRVEVVLSHAGATGRVVDLLVADGVHGLAVAATGNGTLHHRLQAALERAQAAGVAVRVATRCPLGQLLPRPGDTLPAAQGLSVVKARVELLLERLAQPRV, from the coding sequence ATGCAAGTGGTTGCAGGAAAAATCCTGGTGCTGGGCACCGGTGGAACCATCGCCGGTACGGCCGGAAACGCGGAAGACAACATCGGCTACACCGCCGCGCAGGTCGGCATCGACCAGTTGCTGGCAGCAGTGCCCGGACTGGCGCGCGCCGCCGGCGGCGCGCGGCTGGAGGCTGAACAGGTCGCGCAGATCGACAGCAAGGACATGGACGGGGCCGTATGGCGTGCGCTGGCCCTGCGCTGCGAGGATGCACTGGCGGATCCCGGTGTGTGTGCCGTGGTGGTCACGCACGGCACCGATACCCTCGAGGAGACCGCATGGTTTCTCCACCGCGTGCTCGCGGGAGCGCGGGACAAGCCCGTGGTGCTCGTCTCTGCGATGCGCCCGGCCACCGCGCTGGCGCCCGATGGACCGCAGAACCTGCTCGACGCCGTCGCCGTGGCCGCCACGCCGGGCGCGCGCGGGGTCGTGGCAGTGGCCGCCGGGGAGGTGCACGGGGCGCAGCGGGTACAGAAGGTGCATCCTTACCGGCTGAATGCCTTCGCGTCCGGCGAGGCGGGCCCCCTGGGCTGGGTGGAGGAGGGGCGCGTGCGGCTCGCCGCCGGCTGGCCCGCGGCGGAATCCTCCGGATCATCGGCCGAAGCTGCCGCGGCGCTGAAGGCGCTGCGCAGCGGCGCGGAGTGGCCGCGCGTCGAAGTCGTGCTGTCGCATGCGGGCGCGACCGGACGCGTTGTGGATCTGCTGGTGGCCGACGGGGTGCACGGCCTGGCCGTGGCCGCCACCGGCAACGGCACGCTGCACCACCGGCTGCAGGCAGCCCTGGAGCGGGCACAGGCCGCTGGCGTGGCCGTGCGGGTGGCCACGCGGTGCCCCCTGGGCCAACTGCTGCCCCGTCCTGGCGACACGCTGCCCGCCGCGCAGGGGCTGAGCGTGGTGAAGGCGCGGGTGGAACTGCTGCTGGAGCGGCTGGCGCAGCCACGGGTCTAG